The Faecalibacterium sp. I3-3-33 DNA window AGCGCCGTAGAAAAGAAGGCTGTTGTGCAGTGTCAGGGCAGCTCCGAGCACTGCAAGCCCGCCTACGACTACAAGGGCATCCAGACCTGTGCTGCTGCGGCAGCCCTGTACGGCGGCCCCAAGACCTGCTCCTTCGCCTGCATCGGTCTGGGCGACTGCACCAAGGTGTGTAAGTTCGACGCCATCCACATCGTGGACGGTGTGGCCAAGGTGGACAAGGATAAGTGCACCGGCTGTGGTGCCTGCGCCAACATCTGCCCCAAGCAGGTGATCATGATCGACGCTGCCGGCCCCCGCAAGCCGGTGGTCATGTGCTCCAACAAGGATAAGGGCGCTGTGGCAAACAAGCTGTGCACCACTTCCTGCATTGCCTGCGGCATGTGCGAGCGCACCTGTAAGTTCGACGCCATCCATGTTGTGGACGGCGTGGCACGCGTTGATTACGACAAGTGCAAGGGCTGCGGTATGTGCGCCCAGAAGTGCCCCAAGCACATCATCCTGTTCCCGCTGAAGGACGACCCTAATCCCCCGAAGCCCGTGGTGAAGCCCGCCGCTCCCGCTGCTGCCCCCGCAGCAAAGCCGGAAGCCAAGGCTGAGGCAAAGCCCGAGGCCAAGGCAGAGTAAACTGTAAACCAAAGCCCGCCGTGCTGCAATGCCCGGCGGGCTTTTTGTATGAAAATGATTGAGAATGCCCTCCGCTTGCGCTTTGGGCATCTTCAGCGGAATAATTATTTTTAATTTCGCGTTTGTCGCGCTCTGCGGAGCGCTCCAAACGCTTTTTTCACAGGAGGGGCCGAGAAGGCAAACGGTAACGCACTCCGCAGCGCCGCGCTTCCGAAGGAAGCGGCGCTGCAAATGCAGTTTACCATTACGACCCTTCTCGTGAAAATGGCAGAACGGAACGCCCGCAGGCGTTCCGTTCTGCCGAAATCTAAAATAAATTTTCCTTAAATCATGCCCAGAGCAACGCGGAGGGCATTTTAAAT harbors:
- a CDS encoding RnfABCDGE type electron transport complex subunit B; translation: MNIVSAVILCTIVGAVGAIILVAAAKFMAVEEDPRIEEVSACLAGANCGGCGYAGCADYAKAVVLDGVPCDKCAPGGPKAAAAIAKIMGGEASAVEKKAVVQCQGSSEHCKPAYDYKGIQTCAAAAALYGGPKTCSFACIGLGDCTKVCKFDAIHIVDGVAKVDKDKCTGCGACANICPKQVIMIDAAGPRKPVVMCSNKDKGAVANKLCTTSCIACGMCERTCKFDAIHVVDGVARVDYDKCKGCGMCAQKCPKHIILFPLKDDPNPPKPVVKPAAPAAAPAAKPEAKAEAKPEAKAE